A genomic window from Blattabacterium cuenoti includes:
- a CDS encoding enoyl-ACP reductase FabI: MSYNLLKGKKGIIFGALDENSIAWKVAERAYEEKASFILTNTPASLRMGKINELSHKTKSMVIPVDATSIVDLNLLFDKSLDHFGGKIDFILHSIAMSINIRKRNPYTSLNYEFLRKGWEISAVSYHKIMQTAWEKNAMNQWGSIVALTYVASQRSFPNYVDMSDYKSYLESITRNFGYHWGIKKKVRVNTVSQSPSMTKSAKSIKGFKKFFLLSEKISPLGNASAQDCANYIITLFSDLTRKVTMQNLYHDGGFSNTGIIDETMITIT, encoded by the coding sequence ATGTCTTACAATTTATTGAAAGGAAAAAAAGGAATTATATTTGGGGCATTAGATGAAAATTCTATTGCTTGGAAAGTAGCAGAACGTGCTTATGAAGAAAAAGCATCTTTTATTTTAACAAATACTCCTGCCTCTTTAAGAATGGGGAAAATTAATGAATTATCACATAAAACAAAATCTATGGTTATTCCTGTGGATGCTACATCTATCGTAGATCTAAATCTTCTTTTTGATAAAAGTTTAGATCATTTTGGAGGAAAAATAGATTTTATATTACATTCTATCGCTATGTCTATAAATATTAGAAAAAGAAATCCATATACATCTCTTAATTATGAATTTTTAAGAAAAGGATGGGAAATATCTGCCGTCTCCTATCATAAAATAATGCAAACTGCTTGGGAGAAAAATGCCATGAATCAATGGGGTTCTATAGTAGCTTTAACATATGTAGCTTCTCAACGAAGTTTTCCAAATTATGTAGATATGTCTGATTATAAGTCTTATTTGGAGAGTATTACACGTAATTTTGGTTATCACTGGGGAATCAAAAAAAAGGTTAGAGTAAATACAGTTTCACAATCCCCTAGTATGACAAAATCCGCAAAATCTATTAAAGGGTTCAAAAAATTTTTTCTTTTATCTGAAAAAATATCCCCTTTAGGAAATGCATCAGCACAAGATTGTGCTAACTATATCATTACACTTTTTTCGGATTTAACAAGAAAAGTTACCATGCAAAATTTATATCATGATGGAGGTTTTTCTAATACAGGTATTATTGATGAAACAATGATTACAATTACATGA
- the metK gene encoding methionine adenosyltransferase translates to MAYLFTSESVSEGHPDKISDQISDAILDHFLAYDPKAKVAIETLVTTGQIILSGEVNSKTWVNVHKIARDIIRKIGYTKNEYRFHADSCGVLSSIQEQSMDLFHGIQSDQKENQGSGDQGIVFGYAINETENYMPLSLEMSHHLLRELSYIRNEGVQMPYLRPDSKSQVTLEYSDKNIPIHIHAIVISTQHDEFDTKEKMHQRIVRDIRNILIPRVQNILSKDIKKLFTDKTKYYINPTGQFVTGGPHGDTGITGRKIIVDTYGGRGSHGGGAFSGKDPSKVDRSGAYAARYIAKNLVAAGIADELLIQISYAVGVADPIGIFVNTYGTSKIELLDEEIVVKIKKIFDFRPYAITKKLKLRHPIYEETAVYGHMGKCPRKVRKYFYDIKGNQKEQEVELFTWEKLDYLPVIQEVFNI, encoded by the coding sequence ATGGCTTATTTATTTACTAGCGAATCTGTTTCAGAAGGACATCCTGATAAAATTTCAGATCAGATATCAGACGCTATCTTGGATCATTTTTTAGCATATGATCCAAAAGCAAAAGTAGCTATAGAAACTTTAGTGACTACGGGACAAATTATATTATCTGGAGAAGTGAATTCTAAAACTTGGGTCAATGTTCATAAAATAGCTCGTGATATTATTAGAAAAATTGGATATACTAAAAATGAATATAGATTTCATGCAGATTCTTGTGGAGTACTTTCTTCTATTCAAGAACAGTCTATGGACTTATTCCATGGAATACAAAGTGATCAAAAAGAAAATCAAGGATCTGGAGATCAAGGAATAGTATTTGGTTATGCGATTAATGAAACAGAAAATTATATGCCTTTATCATTAGAAATGTCTCATCATTTATTACGGGAACTTTCATATATCCGAAATGAAGGAGTACAAATGCCTTATTTACGTCCAGATTCAAAATCTCAAGTAACTTTAGAATATTCGGATAAAAATATTCCCATACATATTCACGCTATTGTAATATCTACTCAACATGATGAATTTGACACAAAAGAAAAAATGCATCAAAGGATCGTTCGGGATATTAGAAATATTTTGATTCCAAGGGTACAAAATATATTATCGAAGGATATAAAAAAATTATTTACAGATAAAACGAAATATTACATCAATCCTACAGGTCAATTTGTTACTGGAGGGCCTCATGGAGATACGGGAATTACCGGAAGAAAAATTATTGTGGATACTTATGGTGGAAGGGGGTCTCATGGAGGAGGAGCTTTTTCTGGAAAAGATCCTTCTAAAGTCGATAGATCTGGAGCTTATGCAGCAAGATATATTGCTAAAAATCTTGTTGCAGCAGGAATTGCTGATGAATTATTAATACAAATATCCTATGCCGTAGGTGTAGCGGACCCTATAGGAATTTTTGTAAATACTTATGGGACCTCTAAAATAGAACTTCTTGATGAAGAAATTGTAGTAAAAATAAAAAAAATTTTTGATTTTCGTCCTTACGCCATAACAAAAAAATTAAAATTACGTCATCCAATATATGAAGAAACAGCTGTATATGGACATATGGGGAAATGTCCAAGAAAAGTACGTAAGTATTTTTATGATATAAAAGGAAATCAAAAAGAACAAGAAGTAGAACTTTTTACATGGGAAAAATTGGATTATTTACCTGTGATTCAAGAAGTTTTTAATATTTAA
- a CDS encoding bifunctional 3-deoxy-7-phosphoheptulonate synthase/chorismate mutase type II, which produces MEKDILNNSVDRSWIEKWKKPITISGPCSAENEQQLLETARRLDHTYVQIFRAGIWKPRTKPNNFEGIGKEGLRWLKKVKKHTGFLVATEIANAEHVKLALSFDIDVLWIGARSTASPFTVQEIADSLEGVEDKIILVKNPIHPDIELWIGALERLFIKGVRKLGIIHRGFSPYKKLKYRNQPNWNLLLEFHKILPRIPRICDPSHICGNKEGILDIAKIAYHFQYDGLMIESHCDPENAWSDAQQQITPEQLLDILKKLTVSKNYTNKTKNDLNSLRILIDEIDENIIALLSERMKISKQLGILKKSYDISILQPDRWKKIMNKSILLGKKLGLSEKLLEGFFKLLHQESINIQNKI; this is translated from the coding sequence ATGGAAAAAGATATTTTGAATAATAGTGTAGACAGATCTTGGATTGAAAAATGGAAAAAACCTATAACTATCTCTGGTCCTTGTAGTGCAGAAAACGAACAACAACTACTAGAAACCGCTAGAAGATTGGACCATACTTATGTACAAATATTTAGAGCAGGGATATGGAAACCTAGGACTAAACCAAATAATTTTGAAGGTATAGGGAAAGAGGGATTGCGATGGTTAAAAAAAGTTAAAAAACATACAGGTTTTCTAGTGGCTACAGAAATTGCGAATGCAGAACATGTAAAATTAGCGTTATCTTTTGATATAGATGTTCTTTGGATCGGAGCAAGAAGTACGGCAAGTCCATTTACTGTTCAAGAAATTGCGGATTCATTAGAAGGAGTAGAGGATAAAATTATTTTAGTTAAAAATCCTATACATCCTGATATAGAATTATGGATAGGAGCTTTAGAACGTTTATTTATAAAAGGAGTGAGAAAGTTAGGGATTATACATAGAGGTTTTTCTCCATATAAAAAATTGAAATACAGGAATCAACCAAATTGGAATCTATTGTTAGAATTTCATAAAATTCTTCCTAGAATTCCTAGAATATGTGATCCTTCACATATTTGTGGAAATAAAGAAGGAATTTTAGATATTGCAAAAATAGCTTATCATTTTCAATATGATGGATTAATGATAGAAAGTCATTGTGATCCAGAAAATGCTTGGAGTGATGCTCAACAACAAATTACTCCTGAACAACTTTTGGATATTTTAAAAAAATTGACCGTATCAAAAAATTATACGAATAAAACTAAAAATGATTTAAATTCTTTAAGAATTTTAATTGATGAAATAGATGAAAATATTATTGCTCTTTTATCAGAAAGAATGAAAATATCCAAACAATTAGGAATTTTGAAAAAATCATACGATATATCTATATTACAACCAGATAGATGGAAAAAAATTATGAATAAATCAATCCTTTTAGGAAAAAAACTAGGTCTTTCTGAAAAACTTCTTGAAGGATTTTTCAAATTATTGCATCAAGAATCCATTAATATTCAAAATAAAATATAA
- a CDS encoding prephenate dehydrogenase encodes MNIGIIGLGLIGGSISLKLRKSNFGDKFIGTDYNEKNALIAVKLGFVDEIRPLKDLIVQSSVIILSIPVDGIEKLLPNILNTIRKDTVILDTGSTKYTICKSVYSHPKRSRFVATHPIAGIENSGPLSANSDLFYKKNCILCDSELSDTDAIYITEKIYSILEMRMIYITSKEHDLYISYGSHLPHIISFSLASTVKKFKNKKKVLNHMMGSGWGSTTRLAKSKPETWVPIFISNINNLIKAIDVYIDQLRIFKKYLKNKEFHHIDQYIKKANDIIKDQKYV; translated from the coding sequence ATGAATATTGGAATTATAGGTTTAGGTTTAATAGGTGGATCTATTAGTTTAAAATTACGAAAATCCAATTTTGGAGATAAATTTATAGGAACTGACTATAATGAAAAAAATGCTTTAATTGCTGTAAAATTGGGTTTTGTCGATGAAATTAGACCTTTAAAAGATCTGATTGTACAGTCTTCCGTCATTATTTTATCTATACCTGTCGATGGTATAGAAAAATTACTTCCAAATATTCTGAATACAATCAGGAAGGATACAGTTATTTTAGATACTGGATCGACTAAGTATACTATTTGTAAAAGTGTATATTCTCATCCAAAAAGAAGTCGTTTTGTTGCGACACATCCTATTGCAGGTATTGAAAATTCTGGACCACTTTCAGCGAATTCCGATCTTTTTTATAAAAAAAATTGTATTCTTTGTGACTCAGAACTTAGTGATACAGATGCTATATATATTACTGAAAAAATTTATTCTATTTTAGAGATGCGGATGATTTATATAACTTCTAAAGAACATGATTTATATATTTCTTATGGATCTCATTTACCTCATATCATATCCTTTTCTTTAGCGAGTACCGTTAAAAAATTTAAAAATAAAAAAAAAGTTTTAAATCATATGATGGGAAGTGGATGGGGTTCTACTACACGTTTAGCGAAAAGTAAACCTGAAACTTGGGTACCTATTTTTATTTCTAATATAAATAATTTGATTAAAGCTATAGATGTTTATATTGATCAATTAAGAATATTTAAAAAATATTTAAAAAATAAAGAATTTCATCATATTGATCAATATATAAAAAAGGCAAACGATATTATAAAAGACCAAAAATATGTATAA
- a CDS encoding pyridoxal phosphate-dependent aminotransferase — protein MIVAKRMHQISEYFFSEKMKEIYHLEKKGIEIINLGIGNPDLLPPKEVIHQMKKASELYNANTYQSYTGIEMLRKAISCWYEKTYKVSHIDHKEEVLPLMGSKEGIMHISLSYLEKGDQVLIPNPGYPTYTSISRFLESEIIYYDLHERENWCPNIQLLENKDLSKVKIMWINYPHMPTGATITFEKLEEIVFFAKKNRILLVHDNPYSFILNDQRPLSIFNIKEAKDIALELNSLSKSYNMAGWRVGMIIGKKEFIKNILKVKSQMDSGMYYPIQIGAIEAMNQYSEWFKRLNIEYCKRKKIIWEICDSLNLEYKRKSAGIFIWAKLTNLDKNDRKWSDKIFKKYYIFITPGSIFGENGKGYVRLSMCCPIKILEKAKNRIFS, from the coding sequence ATGATTGTAGCAAAAAGAATGCATCAAATATCGGAATATTTTTTTTCCGAAAAAATGAAAGAGATTTATCATCTTGAAAAAAAAGGGATAGAAATTATTAATTTAGGAATTGGAAATCCGGATTTACTTCCCCCAAAGGAGGTAATTCATCAGATGAAAAAAGCCTCAGAACTATATAATGCGAATACTTATCAAAGCTATACAGGAATAGAAATGTTACGAAAAGCTATTTCTTGTTGGTATGAAAAGACTTATAAGGTGTCTCATATAGACCATAAAGAAGAGGTATTGCCTTTAATGGGGTCTAAAGAGGGAATTATGCATATAAGCCTATCTTATTTAGAAAAAGGAGATCAAGTTTTAATACCAAATCCTGGATATCCTACTTATACCTCTATATCTAGATTTTTAGAATCGGAAATTATTTATTATGATCTTCATGAAAGAGAAAATTGGTGTCCTAATATTCAATTATTGGAGAATAAAGATCTATCTAAAGTGAAAATAATGTGGATTAATTATCCTCATATGCCTACAGGTGCAACGATAACTTTTGAAAAGTTAGAAGAAATTGTTTTTTTTGCAAAAAAAAACCGTATTTTACTCGTTCATGATAATCCTTACAGTTTCATATTAAATGATCAACGTCCTTTGAGTATTTTTAATATTAAAGAAGCTAAAGATATTGCTTTAGAATTAAATTCTTTAAGCAAAAGTTATAATATGGCTGGATGGCGTGTTGGAATGATAATAGGAAAAAAAGAATTTATTAAAAATATACTAAAAGTAAAAAGTCAAATGGATTCTGGTATGTATTATCCCATACAAATTGGAGCTATAGAAGCAATGAATCAATATTCAGAATGGTTTAAAAGACTTAATATAGAATATTGTAAACGTAAAAAAATTATATGGGAAATATGTGATAGTCTCAATTTAGAATATAAAAGAAAAAGTGCCGGAATATTTATTTGGGCAAAGCTTACAAATTTAGATAAAAATGATCGTAAATGGTCCGATAAAATTTTTAAAAAATATTACATATTTATTACACCTGGAAGCATTTTTGGAGAAAATGGAAAAGGGTATGTGAGATTATCTATGTGTTGTCCTATCAAAATTTTGGAAAAAGCAAAAAATAGAATTTTTTCATGA
- a CDS encoding prephenate dehydratase, producing MKKIAIQGVKGCFHHAAVTRYFEGCHYQLMECSSFRELAYSVGKYNVDHGVMAIENTIAGTILTNYSLLSEYNIRIVGEIYIPIKHHLMALNGQKIEEIKEIYSHPMALLQCELFIEEHPHIKIYKYYDTAAAAQYIAKYQKKGLAAIASEDAAKEYGLEIIYRNIQTIQRNFTRFFIINNNVYNKQENDFNKASLKLKILHTVGSLSQILSLISSLGINMTKIQSIPRIQKPWEYSFYVDIIFNNIKDYERMKVRMQRIPCLHQLSIMGEYKNGIIRT from the coding sequence ATGAAAAAAATAGCTATACAAGGGGTAAAGGGGTGTTTTCATCATGCAGCAGTTACCAGATATTTTGAAGGATGTCATTATCAATTGATGGAATGTTCTTCTTTTAGAGAGTTAGCCTATTCTGTAGGAAAATATAATGTAGATCATGGGGTCATGGCTATAGAAAATACCATAGCAGGGACTATATTGACCAATTATAGTCTTTTATCTGAATATAATATAAGAATAGTGGGGGAAATATATATTCCAATAAAACATCATTTAATGGCTTTAAATGGACAAAAAATAGAGGAGATAAAGGAAATATATTCTCATCCTATGGCTCTTTTACAATGTGAATTATTTATAGAAGAACATCCTCATATAAAAATATACAAATATTATGACACTGCTGCTGCGGCTCAATATATTGCTAAATATCAAAAAAAAGGTTTAGCAGCGATTGCATCAGAAGATGCGGCTAAAGAATATGGATTAGAAATTATTTATAGAAATATACAAACAATTCAAAGGAACTTTACTAGATTTTTTATTATTAATAATAATGTTTATAATAAACAAGAAAATGATTTTAATAAAGCTTCCTTAAAATTAAAAATATTACATACTGTTGGAAGTTTATCTCAGATATTGAGTTTGATATCTAGTTTGGGAATTAATATGACTAAAATACAATCTATTCCTAGAATACAAAAACCTTGGGAATATTCATTTTATGTAGATATTATATTTAATAATATAAAAGATTATGAGAGGATGAAAGTACGTATGCAAAGAATTCCATGTCTTCATCAACTATCTATTATGGGAGAATATAAAAATGGGATAATTAGAACTTAA
- a CDS encoding Nramp family divalent metal transporter — MQKNRKFYKGWRKENTTPSLSEVFSSVSVPKKTGKWKKLFAFTGPGLLIAVGYMDPGNWATDIAGGAKFGYMLLSVIFISNIFAIILQYLALKLGIVCERDLAQACRDHYHPLISFILWILCEIAISACDLAEIIGSVLALKLLFGIPITLGVLITSLDILIILFFQYKGFRYIESVVATLIFTILVCFIFEIISSNPEFFPILKGIIPTTEIIKNSHSFYISIGILGATVMPHNLYLHSSIIQTRDYPRTMEGKKMAIKYATIDSTLSLTLAFFINAAILIISSATFHKYGHTEVADIMDAHKLLTPILGSSLSGIFFALALLASGQNSTLTGTIAGQIVMEGFLHIRLKPWIRRLITRLIAIIPAMIASIVYGEKGTAELLIISQIILSIQLIFAIIPLVNFTGDYDKMGSFVNGPFLKLLAWSITIIVVLLNLFLLYNTFFQ; from the coding sequence ATGCAAAAAAATAGAAAATTTTATAAAGGATGGAGGAAAGAAAATACGACACCTTCTCTTTCAGAGGTTTTTTCTTCTGTATCTGTTCCTAAAAAAACAGGAAAATGGAAAAAATTATTCGCTTTTACTGGACCAGGACTTTTGATTGCTGTAGGTTATATGGATCCCGGAAATTGGGCAACAGATATTGCTGGAGGAGCTAAATTTGGATACATGCTTTTATCCGTTATTTTTATATCTAATATTTTCGCTATTATATTGCAATATTTGGCTCTTAAATTAGGAATTGTTTGTGAAAGAGATTTAGCACAAGCCTGTAGGGATCACTACCATCCTTTGATAAGTTTTATCTTATGGATTTTATGTGAAATAGCTATTTCTGCTTGTGATTTAGCAGAAATTATTGGTTCTGTCTTAGCTCTAAAATTACTTTTTGGAATTCCCATAACATTAGGTGTATTAATTACTTCATTGGATATTTTAATTATTTTATTTTTTCAGTATAAAGGGTTCAGATATATTGAAAGTGTGGTCGCAACATTAATATTTACAATATTAGTTTGTTTTATTTTTGAAATTATTAGTTCTAACCCAGAATTTTTTCCCATTTTAAAAGGAATTATACCAACTACTGAAATAATTAAAAATTCGCATTCTTTTTATATATCTATTGGTATACTAGGAGCTACTGTAATGCCTCATAATCTTTATTTACATTCTAGTATTATACAAACTAGGGATTATCCAAGAACTATGGAAGGAAAAAAAATGGCCATAAAATATGCGACTATAGATAGTACGTTATCTTTAACCTTAGCCTTTTTTATTAATGCAGCCATATTAATTATATCTTCAGCTACTTTTCATAAGTATGGACATACAGAAGTAGCAGATATTATGGATGCACATAAACTCTTAACCCCTATTCTAGGTTCTAGCCTATCTGGAATTTTTTTTGCATTAGCTTTACTAGCATCAGGACAAAATTCTACACTCACTGGAACTATCGCTGGACAAATTGTAATGGAAGGGTTTCTTCACATACGATTAAAACCTTGGATCAGAAGATTGATCACGAGACTAATAGCTATTATTCCAGCTATGATTGCATCTATAGTTTATGGAGAAAAAGGAACGGCAGAATTATTAATAATTAGTCAAATCATTTTATCCATACAATTAATTTTTGCTATTATTCCATTAGTAAATTTTACAGGAGATTATGATAAAATGGGATCATTTGTTAATGGCCCTTTTTTAAAACTATTAGCGTGGAGCATCACGATTATCGTCGTTTTACTCAATTTATTCTTATTATATAATACTTTTTTTCAATAA
- the rplI gene encoding 50S ribosomal protein L9 produces MKIILKKDVENLGFKYDELDVKPGYARNYLIPNGYAILALPGRVKDLHEILKQRSKKESFLIEKYKEIEKKLKTLTIKINAKVGKGGKLFGSINNQELMKAFQKEGISIDKKFIRITVNKVIKKIGKYQANIRFPRNKKELIFNFEVLAE; encoded by the coding sequence ATGAAAATTATTTTAAAAAAAGATGTAGAAAACTTGGGTTTTAAATATGATGAATTAGATGTTAAACCAGGATATGCTAGAAACTATTTAATTCCAAATGGATATGCTATATTAGCTCTTCCAGGAAGAGTCAAAGATCTTCATGAAATATTAAAACAGCGTTCGAAAAAGGAAAGTTTTTTAATTGAAAAATATAAAGAAATAGAAAAAAAATTAAAAACATTAACTATAAAAATAAATGCTAAAGTAGGAAAAGGAGGAAAACTATTTGGTTCAATTAATAATCAGGAATTGATGAAAGCTTTTCAAAAAGAAGGAATTTCTATAGATAAAAAATTTATACGAATTACTGTAAATAAAGTTATTAAAAAAATTGGGAAATATCAAGCGAATATACGTTTTCCTCGTAATAAAAAGGAGTTAATTTTCAATTTTGAAGTATTGGCTGAATGA
- the rpsR gene encoding 30S ribosomal protein S18 has protein sequence MIVEEKENNTKKKQVGGDSDLRYLSPLKIETKIEQKYCYFEKRNIKFIDYKDPTFLIKFLNAQGKILPRRITGTLQKNQNKLNFAIKRCRQIGLLPFVTDDLR, from the coding sequence ATGATTGTAGAAGAAAAAGAAAATAATACTAAAAAAAAACAAGTAGGGGGGGATAGTGATTTAAGATACTTATCTCCTTTAAAAATAGAAACAAAAATAGAACAAAAATATTGCTATTTTGAAAAAAGAAATATTAAGTTTATAGATTATAAAGACCCGACATTTTTAATAAAATTTTTAAATGCACAAGGTAAAATTTTACCACGTAGGATCACAGGTACTTTACAAAAAAATCAAAATAAATTAAATTTTGCTATCAAAAGATGCAGACAAATTGGTCTATTACCTTTTGTTACAGATGATTTAAGATAA
- the rpsF gene encoding 30S ribosomal protein S6 codes for MIQHYENMMIITPILSDDQAKKTAKEYENYIIQKKGKIVYQEHWGLKKLSYPIKKKQSGCYHLFEFLFHSHLISDLELKLRQDERILRFITVKLNQYGIEYAERRRNKLKNKL; via the coding sequence ATGATTCAACATTATGAAAATATGATGATTATTACTCCTATTTTGTCTGATGATCAAGCAAAAAAAACGGCAAAAGAGTATGAAAATTATATAATACAAAAAAAAGGAAAAATCGTTTATCAGGAACATTGGGGTTTAAAAAAATTATCTTATCCAATTAAAAAAAAACAAAGTGGGTGTTATCATTTATTTGAGTTTTTATTTCATTCTCATTTAATATCTGATTTAGAATTAAAATTAAGACAAGATGAACGTATTTTACGTTTTATCACTGTTAAATTAAATCAATATGGAATTGAATATGCAGAAAGAAGAAGAAATAAATTAAAAAATAAATTATGA
- the gltX gene encoding glutamate--tRNA ligase, producing MVRVRFAPSPTGPLHLGGIRTALYNYLFAKKHKGKFILRIEDTDKKRWIPHSESYIFETLKWCQIEPDEGAGYGGDYYPYYQSKRGDIYRFYINKLLDKGHVYYAFDTDQELHKKRKEYHNMGLTFSYNYKIRMHLNNSLNMTKKQLYMKLHSGSSYVIRLKITPGEKLNMHDMIRGKIVVYTDNLDDKILLKSNGGATYHLANTIDDHLMKITHVIRGEEWLPSMSLHLLLYRALGWSTPIFAHLPLILRNDGKGKISKRNVEKLDFPILPLQWKVPDTKTIIPGYRELGYFPEAFVNMLALLGWNPGGNKEIFSLKELIHFFSFERVHKSGVYFNIKKANWFNKQYLNKKQEEILSYLQIKLQKRFLFYEKNYLSKVLHLIIDRIYFIHEIWKHSFYFFISPIYYEYNFFHQICHKKTFYLLEHYKIFLSKIPIFTSLHLRLIFKKIDKANRRIIMQLFRFALVGDLKGCDLFIIFEMVGKEESIRRIDNLMKKIRKKIFHGFFEKRT from the coding sequence ATGGTAAGAGTTCGTTTTGCTCCTAGTCCTACAGGTCCATTACATTTAGGTGGAATAAGAACAGCTTTATATAATTATCTTTTTGCTAAAAAACATAAAGGAAAATTTATACTTAGAATCGAAGATACTGATAAAAAAAGATGGATCCCTCATTCTGAATCGTATATTTTTGAAACATTAAAATGGTGTCAGATAGAACCTGATGAGGGCGCTGGGTATGGTGGAGATTATTATCCTTATTATCAATCTAAAAGGGGAGATATTTATCGTTTTTATATCAATAAACTCTTAGATAAGGGACATGTTTATTATGCTTTTGATACAGATCAAGAACTTCATAAAAAGAGAAAGGAATATCACAATATGGGATTAACTTTTTCTTATAATTATAAGATTAGAATGCATTTAAATAATTCCTTAAATATGACGAAAAAACAATTATATATGAAGTTGCATTCTGGTTCTTCTTATGTCATTAGATTGAAAATTACACCTGGAGAAAAATTGAATATGCATGATATGATCCGTGGAAAGATCGTTGTATATACAGATAACTTAGACGATAAAATATTGTTAAAATCTAATGGAGGAGCTACTTATCATTTAGCTAATACGATCGACGATCATTTAATGAAAATTACTCATGTAATTAGAGGAGAAGAATGGTTACCTTCTATGTCTTTACATCTTTTATTATATCGGGCATTAGGTTGGAGTACTCCTATTTTTGCGCATTTACCCTTAATATTAAGAAATGATGGAAAAGGAAAAATTAGTAAAAGAAACGTAGAAAAATTAGATTTTCCTATATTACCTTTACAATGGAAAGTCCCTGACACTAAAACTATTATTCCAGGATATAGAGAATTAGGTTATTTTCCAGAAGCTTTTGTGAATATGTTAGCTTTATTAGGATGGAATCCTGGAGGAAACAAAGAAATTTTTTCCTTAAAAGAATTAATTCATTTTTTTTCTTTCGAAAGAGTACATAAATCCGGAGTTTATTTTAACATAAAAAAAGCCAATTGGTTCAATAAACAATATTTAAATAAAAAACAAGAAGAAATACTTTCTTATCTTCAAATTAAACTACAAAAACGTTTTCTTTTTTATGAAAAAAATTATTTATCTAAAGTCCTTCATCTAATCATAGATAGGATCTATTTTATTCATGAAATATGGAAACATTCTTTTTATTTTTTTATTTCTCCTATTTATTATGAATACAATTTTTTTCATCAAATTTGTCATAAAAAAACTTTTTATCTATTAGAACATTATAAAATTTTTTTATCCAAAATTCCTATATTTACGTCTTTACATTTACGATTAATTTTTAAAAAAATAGACAAAGCAAATCGACGTATAATTATGCAACTATTTCGTTTCGCTTTAGTAGGGGACTTAAAAGGATGTGATCTTTTCATTATTTTTGAAATGGTAGGAAAAGAAGAAAGTATACGACGTATAGATAATTTGATGAAAAAAATTAGAAAAAAAATTTTTCATGGTTTTTTTGAAAAAAGAACATAA